From Triticum aestivum cultivar Chinese Spring chromosome 4A, IWGSC CS RefSeq v2.1, whole genome shotgun sequence, a single genomic window includes:
- the LOC123084722 gene encoding putative rRNA 2'-O-methyltransferase fibrillarin 3 isoform X1, producing the protein MIVSNLLFSRTTELLAAFNYVYLKWIWCPGHVELRSDAQIHRVMTSCMRLDTQQIENIEAKISNTRPRCPTEMQPIRAQSLFLDNEDGSKVEYWVWNPFRSKLAAVVLCGVDNIWIVRGITA; encoded by the exons ATGATAGTTTCCAACTTGCTTTTTAGCAGAACTACAGAACTATTAGCAGCTTTTAATTATGTGTACTTAAAATGGATTTGGTGTCCAGGACATGTGGAGTTGAGATCAG ATGCTCAAATACACAGAGTAATGACATCCTGTATGCGCTTGGACACCCAGCAGATTGAAAATATAGAAGCAAAGATATCCAATACGAGGCCACGATGCCCGACAGAGATGCAGCCAATACGCGCCCAATCTTTATTTCTTGAT AACGAGGACGGATCCAAGGTTGAGTACTGGGTGTGGAACCCCTTCAGATCCAAGTTGGCTGCTGTTGTACTCTGTGGTGTGGACAACATCTGGATT
- the LOC123084722 gene encoding uncharacterized protein isoform X2 produces MIVSNLLFSRTTELLAAFNYVYLKWIWCPGHVELRSDAQIHRVMTSCMRLDTQQIENIEAKISNTRPRCPTEMQPNEDGSKVEYWVWNPFRSKLAAVVLCGVDNIWIVRGITA; encoded by the exons ATGATAGTTTCCAACTTGCTTTTTAGCAGAACTACAGAACTATTAGCAGCTTTTAATTATGTGTACTTAAAATGGATTTGGTGTCCAGGACATGTGGAGTTGAGATCAG ATGCTCAAATACACAGAGTAATGACATCCTGTATGCGCTTGGACACCCAGCAGATTGAAAATATAGAAGCAAAGATATCCAATACGAGGCCACGATGCCCGACAGAGATGCAGCCA AACGAGGACGGATCCAAGGTTGAGTACTGGGTGTGGAACCCCTTCAGATCCAAGTTGGCTGCTGTTGTACTCTGTGGTGTGGACAACATCTGGATT